One Magnetospirillum sp. 15-1 DNA window includes the following coding sequences:
- a CDS encoding thioredoxin domain-containing protein produces MSHNRLAAETSPYLLQHAHNPVHWWAWGPDALAEARRSNKPILLSVGYSACHWCHVMAHESFEDSGIAGLMNDLFVNIKVDREERPDLDALYQNALALMGQHGGWPLTMFLTPEAEPFWGGTYFPATSRYGRAAFPDVLEGISHTFHKDPDKVRHNVGRIRGALEQMARSPGPMELDMEVVEMGATQCLRLIDFEDGGTAGAPKFPQPGLFRFLWHSYLRTGNSSLRDAVTVTLDHICQGGIYDHLGGGFMRYSTDEYWLVPHFEKMLYDNAQLLSLLTKAWKHTGSSLYRTRIFETVGWLLRDMTAEGGAFAAALDADSDGEEGLFYTWTAEEISALLDIETATTFGHLYDVRAHGNWEGRTILHRNHPKGGGDDGGLAEAKAVLLAQRDKRVWPGRDGKVLADWNAMMIAALAEAALAFDRPDWLAAAEHAFEIITTRMIRPDGRPAHSLCRGRADTAAVLDDYAWAILAALALHETTTGPEYLQRAVAWADQAHAHHWDQAGGGYFHSADDATDVVIRTKPSFDSAVPSGNGTMAEALARLWLATGEDKWRDRAEAVIDAFAAAIPEQIPHMTSLLEAFTLLAEPLQVVIVGPLDDGNGLALLRAFAATPLPPASLLRVEDGTALPQGHPAHGKSLVDGRAAAYICRGSTCRAPVTDPDRFAALLSEK; encoded by the coding sequence ATGTCCCATAATCGACTGGCCGCCGAGACCAGCCCCTATCTGCTGCAACATGCCCATAACCCGGTTCACTGGTGGGCCTGGGGGCCGGACGCCCTGGCCGAGGCCAGACGGTCCAACAAGCCGATCCTGCTGTCGGTGGGCTATTCCGCCTGCCACTGGTGCCATGTCATGGCCCATGAAAGCTTCGAGGATTCAGGGATAGCCGGGCTGATGAACGACCTGTTCGTCAACATCAAGGTGGATCGCGAGGAACGCCCCGACCTGGATGCGCTGTACCAGAACGCCCTGGCCCTGATGGGCCAGCATGGCGGCTGGCCGCTGACCATGTTCCTGACCCCCGAGGCCGAGCCGTTCTGGGGTGGCACCTACTTCCCCGCCACGTCCCGCTACGGCCGCGCCGCCTTTCCCGACGTGCTGGAGGGCATTTCCCATACCTTCCACAAGGACCCCGACAAGGTGCGCCACAATGTGGGCCGTATCCGGGGTGCGCTGGAACAGATGGCCCGCTCGCCCGGACCCATGGAACTGGACATGGAAGTGGTCGAGATGGGCGCCACCCAGTGCCTGCGCCTGATCGATTTCGAGGACGGTGGCACGGCGGGCGCCCCTAAGTTTCCCCAGCCCGGCCTGTTCCGCTTCCTGTGGCATTCGTATTTGCGGACCGGCAATTCCAGCCTGCGGGACGCGGTGACGGTGACGCTCGACCACATCTGCCAGGGCGGCATCTACGATCACCTGGGCGGCGGCTTCATGCGCTACTCCACCGACGAGTACTGGCTGGTGCCCCATTTCGAGAAGATGCTCTACGACAACGCCCAACTGCTGTCGCTGCTGACCAAGGCGTGGAAGCATACCGGCTCGTCCCTCTACCGCACCCGTATCTTCGAGACGGTGGGTTGGCTGCTGCGCGACATGACGGCCGAGGGCGGCGCCTTCGCCGCGGCGCTGGATGCCGACAGCGACGGCGAGGAAGGGCTGTTCTACACCTGGACCGCCGAGGAAATCTCGGCCCTGCTGGATATCGAGACCGCCACCACGTTCGGACACCTCTACGACGTGCGGGCCCACGGCAACTGGGAGGGACGCACCATCCTTCACCGCAACCACCCGAAAGGCGGTGGCGATGACGGCGGTCTGGCCGAGGCCAAGGCGGTGCTGCTGGCCCAGCGGGACAAGCGGGTGTGGCCGGGGCGCGACGGCAAGGTCCTGGCCGACTGGAACGCCATGATGATCGCCGCCCTGGCCGAGGCGGCGCTGGCCTTCGACCGGCCCGACTGGCTGGCCGCCGCCGAACACGCCTTCGAGATCATCACCACCCGCATGATCCGACCCGACGGGCGGCCCGCCCATTCCCTCTGCCGGGGCCGCGCCGACACCGCCGCCGTGCTGGATGATTACGCCTGGGCGATCCTGGCGGCGCTGGCGCTCCACGAGACCACCACCGGACCGGAATACCTGCAACGCGCCGTCGCCTGGGCGGACCAGGCCCATGCCCATCATTGGGATCAGGCGGGCGGCGGCTATTTCCACTCGGCCGACGACGCCACCGACGTGGTGATCCGCACCAAGCCAAGCTTCGATTCGGCGGTACCGTCGGGCAACGGCACCATGGCCGAGGCCCTGGCCCGGCTGTGGCTGGCCACCGGCGAGGACAAGTGGCGCGACCGGGCGGAAGCGGTGATCGATGCCTTCGCCGCCGCGATTCCCGAGCAGATTCCCCACATGACCTCGCTGCTGGAGGCCTTCACCCTGCTGGCCGAGCCGCTGCAGGTGGTGATCGTCGGGCCGTTGGACGACGGCAACGGTCTGGCCCTGCTGCGCGCCTTCGCCGCCACCCCTCTGCCGCCTGCCTCGTTGCTGCGGGTCGAGGACGGGACAGCCTTGCCCCAGGGGCACCCGGCCCACGGCAAGTCACTGGTGGACGGTCGGGCGGCGGCCTATATTTGTCGGGGCTCCACCTGCCGGGCGCCGGTCACCGATCCCGACCGTTTTGCCGCCCTGCTCAGCGAAAAGTGA
- a CDS encoding DUF6489 family protein, translated as MKITVDVDCTPEEARTFLGLPDVKPMQEALLKQIQDQMAANLHAMEPETMLKVWLPAGVQGMEQLQKMFWSQFASGGSRPKESKP; from the coding sequence ATGAAGATTACCGTGGACGTGGACTGTACTCCGGAGGAGGCACGGACCTTTCTTGGCCTGCCCGACGTCAAGCCCATGCAGGAAGCCCTGCTGAAGCAGATCCAGGATCAGATGGCCGCCAACCTGCACGCCATGGAGCCGGAAACCATGCTGAAGGTCTGGCTGCCGGCCGGTGTCCAGGGCATGGAGCAATTGCAGAAGATGTTCTGGTCCCAGTTCGCCTCCGGCGGCTCGCGCCCCAAGGAGAGCAAGCCGTGA
- a CDS encoding (2Fe-2S) ferredoxin domain-containing protein: MSRLPDDPPDYFRVHVFICTNRRPDDNKRGSCAQKGSEALREHMKEAQKKLGLKDVRINSAGCLDRCGQGPVMVIYPEGIWYSFHTIADIDEILDTHVVKGGRVERLMLAPNS; this comes from the coding sequence GTGAGCCGTCTGCCCGATGATCCGCCGGATTATTTCCGGGTTCACGTCTTCATCTGCACCAACCGCCGTCCCGACGACAACAAGCGCGGCTCGTGCGCCCAGAAGGGGTCCGAGGCGCTGCGCGAGCACATGAAGGAGGCGCAGAAGAAGCTTGGCCTCAAGGATGTGCGCATCAACTCCGCCGGCTGCCTCGACCGCTGCGGCCAGGGGCCGGTGATGGTGATCTATCCCGAAGGCATCTGGTATTCCTTCCATACCATCGCCGACATCGACGAGATTCTCGATACCCATGTCGTCAAGGGCGGCCGGGTCGAGCGTCTGATGCTCGCTCCCAATTCCTGA
- a CDS encoding methylated-DNA--[protein]-cysteine S-methyltransferase has translation MPQLAFNSPIGPLALFEADGAIVAVDWGFVPENDETPLLLKARDQLEEYFEGKRTSFDLPLAPHGTAFQQKVWAALSRIPFGQTKSYGELAGELGTAARALGGACGRNPIPVIIPCHRVLGANGAMGGYSGIDGIETKEFLLRHEGVALP, from the coding sequence ATGCCGCAGCTTGCCTTCAACTCCCCCATCGGGCCGCTGGCCCTGTTCGAGGCCGACGGCGCCATCGTCGCGGTGGATTGGGGCTTCGTGCCCGAGAACGACGAAACGCCTCTGTTGCTCAAGGCCCGCGACCAGTTGGAAGAGTATTTCGAGGGCAAGCGGACCAGCTTCGACCTGCCGCTCGCTCCCCACGGCACGGCGTTCCAGCAGAAGGTCTGGGCGGCGCTGTCCAGGATTCCCTTCGGCCAGACCAAGAGCTACGGCGAGTTGGCCGGGGAACTGGGCACCGCGGCGCGGGCCTTGGGGGGTGCCTGCGGCCGCAACCCCATTCCGGTGATCATTCCCTGTCACCGGGTGCTGGGCGCCAACGGCGCCATGGGCGGCTATTCCGGCATCGACGGAATCGAGACCAAGGAATTCCTGCTGCGTCATGAAGGCGTCGCCCTTCCATGA
- a CDS encoding quinone oxidoreductase codes for MKTHAIRIHQPGGPEVMVWEEVEVGAPGPGQVLLRHSAVGLNFIDVYHRTGLYPAPLPFTPGLEGAGVVEAAGDGVTEFRPGDRVAYANPPLGAYAEARLMPADRLVKLPDGIAEPKAAAMMLQGMTAQYLLRRTYRVQKGDTILVHAAAGGVGLLVCQWARHLGATVIGTVGSEEKAELAKAHGCDHPILYKSEDFVARVREITNGEGVPVVYDSVGKDTFLKSLDCLRPLGMMVSFGQSSGKVEPLDTGLLAAKGSLFLTRPSLMAYTAKRADLVASANELFEVVQKGVVKVEVNQTYALMDAPQAHRDLEDRKTTGSTLLLP; via the coding sequence GTGAAGACTCACGCCATCCGTATCCACCAGCCCGGCGGCCCCGAGGTCATGGTCTGGGAAGAGGTTGAAGTTGGTGCTCCTGGCCCCGGCCAGGTGCTGCTGCGCCATTCCGCCGTGGGGCTCAACTTCATCGACGTCTATCACCGTACCGGGCTCTACCCCGCCCCCCTGCCCTTCACCCCCGGCCTGGAAGGCGCCGGTGTGGTCGAGGCGGCGGGCGACGGCGTCACCGAGTTCAGGCCGGGTGACCGGGTGGCCTACGCCAATCCGCCGCTGGGCGCCTATGCCGAGGCGCGGCTGATGCCCGCCGACCGGCTGGTCAAACTGCCCGACGGCATCGCCGAGCCCAAGGCCGCCGCCATGATGCTGCAGGGCATGACCGCTCAATACCTGCTGCGCCGGACCTACCGTGTCCAGAAGGGCGACACCATCTTAGTCCACGCCGCCGCCGGCGGAGTGGGTCTGCTGGTCTGCCAATGGGCCAGACACCTGGGCGCCACGGTGATCGGCACGGTGGGGTCGGAAGAAAAGGCGGAATTGGCCAAGGCCCATGGCTGCGACCATCCCATCCTCTACAAGTCCGAGGATTTCGTCGCCAGGGTGCGCGAGATCACCAACGGCGAAGGCGTGCCGGTGGTCTACGATTCCGTGGGCAAGGATACCTTCCTCAAGTCCCTGGACTGCCTGCGTCCACTGGGCATGATGGTGTCGTTCGGCCAAAGCTCGGGCAAGGTCGAGCCGCTGGATACCGGCCTGCTGGCCGCCAAGGGGTCGCTGTTCCTGACCCGGCCGAGCCTGATGGCCTATACCGCCAAACGGGCCGATCTGGTGGCCTCGGCCAATGAACTGTTCGAGGTGGTGCAAAAGGGTGTGGTCAAGGTGGAGGTCAACCAGACCTATGCCCTGATGGACGCTCCCCAGGCCCACCGCGATCTGGAGGACCGCAAGACCACCGGCTCCACTCTCCTCTTGCCGTAA